Genomic segment of Rhodocaloribacter litoris:
CTCTGTTGCAGGTTGACCCAGGCAAAATAGCTGTGATAGACCTCATAGATGGTTCGCGCCATCACCGGAAAGCCCCACGTTTCGTTGATGCGCGCGGCCACGGCGTCGATGCGGTCCGTGTCCGCGACCGTCAGGTCGATCCGGGTGAGTTCGTCGGGGGCATATTCGAGCAGGTCCCGCGCGACGTCGAGGTCCGTGAAGACGTAGAGTTCGTCGAAGTTGGCGAAGGAGGTCTCGTAGATGCCCGCCACGTGGAACTGCTTGACGCGGGGCAGGCGCACCGGATCCGCCCCGGAAAGGACCTGGTCTGTGTTGCGCATCGAGAAGGCCGTCACGCGGTCCCCCACCCGGAGGCCGAGCAGGCGGGCCAGCTGGCTTCCGACGACCAGGCCCGGAAGCCCGTTGCCATCGGGGTCGAAGCGGGCCGTGCCTTCGACGAGGTGCCCGGCCAGGTAGGGCGGCAGGACGTCCGTGCCCCACAGCCCGACGCCGTCGATCGCGGTGGCCGAACGCCGCAGCAGCGCAAACTCGAGCACGACGGGCGCCGCACGCGCCACCCCTTCTTCCCGGGCCAGCGCTTCGGCCAGGGCCATGCCGCCGCCGATGGGTTCGTCCGTCAGGCTTTCCACCTGCACGTGTGCTCCGAACCCGACGAGCTTGGCTTCGATCTCCCGGCTGAACCCGCGCACGATGAACAGCGCCAGCAGCAGCGCCGCCACCCCCACGGCCACTCCCCCAACGGCCACGTACGTGACGAAGTGCAAAAACCGGCGCCCTTCCTCACGCCCCTGCGCTCCCCGGAGGTAGCGCAACGCCACGAACTGTTCGAAACGCAGTGCCAAGGTCCCGTCCTGTAGATGCATGCCCGAACACGGCCGCGTACACGCGCGGCACACGTGAGACATGAGGACGTACCCTCCCGGCACTTTGATCCGGCGCTCCGGCGATTTTCCGCGCCGTCTTACCGCACACGCCCGGCGGCCTCAGCCGTCACCCCACCTCGACGAAATGGTACGGCGGCCAGGGACCGCTCAGCTCGAACCGGAAGCCCAGCCCGATGCATTCCCCGCCGAGGTCGGCAACCCGCGCATGAAACGCCTCCTCGTCCTCGACCGGAACCAGGTAGGCCGCGTTGGCGACCAGCGTCCCCTTGCCCCCTTCCGCCGCGTCGACCAGGGGCTTGAACACCCCGCCTTCGGCATGCTGGAGCAGGGCCTCGTGGGCACGACGCACGCAATGCTCGGAGAGCACCGCAATCATCTGGTCGACCTCCACATATTCCATCCGGTTCATCTCCTCCCGCACGAACCGGGCGATCCCTTTCGAGAGCACGCCGAGCGACTCCTCGACCTTCTGCTCGCCTTCGATGATGCGCTCCAGCAAAACGTCGTCGATCCGGTAGATGCGCAGGCTCCATTCCTGGCGGCCACGGAGCCGGCCGGCGGCCTTGCGAAGCCCGTCGTAGCGTGCCTCGACCAGCCCCAGGACGGCCTGTTCGTCCCGGACCACCGTCCCGAAGGGCAACGGTACCAGGGTGCCGGTCTCACAGAGCCGCTCCATCACGCGGGTATGGGCGCGCACCTGCACCTGCACCCAGGCGGCCTCCTGCATGTTCTCCCGGAGCGCCTCCGGGCCGAACGTCTCGGCAGGAACCCTGCTGAAGAACACGGCCAGATCGCGGTGGACGCGCTGCATGACCGCCTCACCGGGCACCAGCCCCTCGACGTCGAGGAGGCCGGCGGCAGGAGCCTCCCGGACGGGCATCACGCCGTAGACGTAACAGCAGACCGCCCCCGGCGATGCCGGCTGCCCCGGCACCCCGTCTCCCGTTCCGGCCAGGACAAGCGGTTCCTCCTCATCCTCGTCGAACTCGCCGGGGGCAACCTCCCGAATGAGCGAGTCGGGCGCACCTGCCTCCGGAGACGCTTCTTCCGCCGGGCTCACCAGCCCGTCGAAGCGGATCTCTTCGAAGACGGGGCGCTCGTCCCCGGTATCCGGGCCCTCGTGCCGGTCGCCCGGCTCCGCACCGGCCGGATCGCCGGAAGGCGCCGGGGCTTCTTCCTGCCGGGTGACGGTATGGCGCACCGCGGCGGCCGCCTCACGGAAAGGGGCCTCGTGCGCTTCCGCATCGTGCATCACCGCTTCCGTGATCTCGCGAACGGCATCACTGAGCATACGCTGGAGCATCCGTTCTTTGAGAACACGCCGGGCCTCGGAGAGAACGGCCTCCCGGTCCTCGAAGCGGCTCATGGCCTCCCGCGCGGCCGCCTCGGCGTCTTGCAGGGCCTCTCGGGTTTGCCGGGCGATGTCGTCCAGGAGCAGGGCCCGCAGTTCCCGGCCCGCGCCGGTCAGCTCCGGCAGGTCGTCCGGGATATGCTGCCGGGCCTCGCGGGCCGCCTCCTCGGTCGAGGCGAGGGTATCGGTGGCTCGCCGGGCAACCTCGCCGACGAGCAGGTCGTGCAACCGCCGGACGGCTCCGGTGAGGGCTTCGTGGTCGTCCGGTACATGCGCCCGCGCCGCCCGTGCGGCCGCCTCGGTGTCGGCGAGGGTATCGGTGGCACGACCGGCGACCTCCGTCACGAGCAGGCCATGGAGGGTTTCGACCGCTTCCCGGAGGGCCTCGTGGTCGTCCGGTACATGCGCCCGCGCCGCCCGTACCGTCGTCTCGGCGGCGTGCAGGGCCGCTATCGAGCGCCGGGCCACCTCCTCATAGAGGCGTTCGTTGAGCGCGCCGGCCGCCCGTTCGAGCACCGGATGCTCCTCCGGCACGTGACGGTGGGCCCGTTCGACGGCCGTCTCCACGTCCTCGAACTGCACGACGGCCCGGCCGGCCACTTCTTCGTCGAGACGGTTCGTGAGGGCTTCCACGGCGGCCTGCAGGACCGGATGGTCGGATGCCAGCAGGGCGCGGGCCCGCCCGGCGGTCGCCCCGGCATCACGCAGGGCCTCGGTGGCCCGGTCGGCCACGGTGGCAAGAAGCTGCTCCTGCAACGCCCGGACGGCCCCCTGCAGGCTCTCATGCTCCTCCCCGACGTGTTTTCGGGCGGCCGTCGCGGCACGGGCGGGGTCGGCCAGGGTCTCCACGGCCCGCGTCGCCACCTGGCGCAACAGTCTGGCCTGCAGGGCTTCGCCGGCCCGCCGGAGGAGCGGGTGCTGCCCGTCGAGCCGGGCCGCCAGGGCTTCGGCGATCTGCTCGGGCTCTTCCAGCTCGGCCAGCGCCTGTTGCATCACGGCCTGTAAGAGCTTCTGCTTGAGGGCCTCTTTGGCACCGGCCAGCCGGGGATCGTTCTCCTGCTGAATCAGACGGGACAGTTTCTCTCCATCCAGCCCGGGCCGGGGCTGCCTGTCGGACGCTGCCTGCGAGCTCATGGTGTCGTCGAAAAGTTGGGAAGACCATTCAAGGAATCGTACGGCACAACGGTCCGGTTGCAGCCAATAGCGGGCCAGTTCGCCCGCTGCCGGCGGGGTTGTCGCCGGTCGTCCCCCGTTCAGGTACACCATGCGGTAAGGGATTCGTTTTTTCCGCGCCGGGTCTCCCCGTCCTCCCGCCGGGCACCGCGTCCGGCCCCGCCTTTCGCTGGAAAAGATGCGTCGCGAAGGAAAAATATGCCGTGCCCTCCCGGCGTTGTCTTTTCGGCGGGATGCCCCCCCATCCCTTTTTCAAGAACAAGCCGGCCGGCTGCTCGTTACTTTTTCCTATCTTGCAGCCGCCGCTCGTGCCGGCCCGTTTGCATCACGCCTTTGACCCTTGACGTCGCCATGAACAACCTGATTGCTCACACGCCGCCTCCCTGGAACGAACCCGTCCGTACTTACGCCCCCGGCAGCCCGGAGCGTGCCGCGCTTCGGAAGCGCTTACAAGAGCTGCGTAATCAGGAGATCGAGGTGCCGGCCTTCATCGGCGGGCGGGAGATTCGCACCGGCAACACGATCACGATGCATCCCCCCCACGACCACCGCCACGTGCTGGGGGTGGCGCACCAGTGCGGGGCGGCCGAGATCCGGCAGGCCATCGAAGCCGCCCTGCAGGCCCGGCACGACTGGATGCGGATGCCCTGGCAAGACCGCGCCGCCATCTTCCTGAAGGCCGCCGAGTTGCTCGCCGGTCCCTGGCGGGACACGCTCAACGCCGCGGCCATGCTGGCCCACAGCAAGAACGTTCACCAGGCCGAGATCGACGCGGCGTGCGAGCTGATCGACTTCTTCCGGTTCAACGTCCACTACATGGAGCAGATCTATCGCGATCAGCCCCGCTCGGCGCCGGGGACGTGGAACCGGATGCAGTACCGCCCGCTCGAAGGGTTCGTCTTCGCCGTGACGCCCTTCAACTTCGTCTCCATCCAGGGCAACCTGCCGACGGCGCCCGCCCTGATGGGTAACACGGTGGTCTGGAAACCCGCCTCGTCCACGCTCTACACCGCCTACTTCACCTACAAGCTGCTCGAAGAAGCCGGCCTCCCGCCCGGCGTCATCAACATGATCCCGGGACCGGGTTCGCTCGTGGGGCAGCACGTCTTCGCCTCCCCCCATTTCAGCGGGCTGCACTTCACCGGTTCGACGGCCACGTTCCAGCACATGTGGCGCACCATCGGGCAAAACATCGCCGGGTACCGTGCCTATCCCCGCATCGTGGGCGAGACGGGCGGCAAGGACTTCATCCTGGCGCATCCGTCGGCGGACACGCAGGCCGTCGCCACGGCCA
This window contains:
- the pruA gene encoding L-glutamate gamma-semialdehyde dehydrogenase — translated: MNNLIAHTPPPWNEPVRTYAPGSPERAALRKRLQELRNQEIEVPAFIGGREIRTGNTITMHPPHDHRHVLGVAHQCGAAEIRQAIEAALQARHDWMRMPWQDRAAIFLKAAELLAGPWRDTLNAAAMLAHSKNVHQAEIDAACELIDFFRFNVHYMEQIYRDQPRSAPGTWNRMQYRPLEGFVFAVTPFNFVSIQGNLPTAPALMGNTVVWKPASSTLYTAYFTYKLLEEAGLPPGVINMIPGPGSLVGQHVFASPHFSGLHFTGSTATFQHMWRTIGQNIAGYRAYPRIVGETGGKDFILAHPSADTQAVATAIVRGGFEYQGQKCSAASRIYLPRSRWPEIERELLSQLGELKMGPPEDFTNFINAVIDRKAFESITAYIDEARQAPGVRVLAGGNYSDETGYFIEPTVLLVDDPQYRTMCEEIFGPVVSIYVYPDQKWDETLTLLDETSPYALTGALFARDRRVIAEATDRLVDNAGNFYINDKPTGAVVSQQPFGGARASGTNDKAGSYLNLIRWVSARAIKETFDPPKHFAYPFHQPDAADARSEAMEHASAERL
- a CDS encoding GvpL/GvpF family gas vesicle protein — encoded protein: MSSQAASDRQPRPGLDGEKLSRLIQQENDPRLAGAKEALKQKLLQAVMQQALAELEEPEQIAEALAARLDGQHPLLRRAGEALQARLLRQVATRAVETLADPARAATAARKHVGEEHESLQGAVRALQEQLLATVADRATEALRDAGATAGRARALLASDHPVLQAAVEALTNRLDEEVAGRAVVQFEDVETAVERAHRHVPEEHPVLERAAGALNERLYEEVARRSIAALHAAETTVRAARAHVPDDHEALREAVETLHGLLVTEVAGRATDTLADTEAAARAARAHVPDDHEALTGAVRRLHDLLVGEVARRATDTLASTEEAAREARQHIPDDLPELTGAGRELRALLLDDIARQTREALQDAEAAAREAMSRFEDREAVLSEARRVLKERMLQRMLSDAVREITEAVMHDAEAHEAPFREAAAAVRHTVTRQEEAPAPSGDPAGAEPGDRHEGPDTGDERPVFEEIRFDGLVSPAEEASPEAGAPDSLIREVAPGEFDEDEEEPLVLAGTGDGVPGQPASPGAVCCYVYGVMPVREAPAAGLLDVEGLVPGEAVMQRVHRDLAVFFSRVPAETFGPEALRENMQEAAWVQVQVRAHTRVMERLCETGTLVPLPFGTVVRDEQAVLGLVEARYDGLRKAAGRLRGRQEWSLRIYRIDDVLLERIIEGEQKVEESLGVLSKGIARFVREEMNRMEYVEVDQMIAVLSEHCVRRAHEALLQHAEGGVFKPLVDAAEGGKGTLVANAAYLVPVEDEEAFHARVADLGGECIGLGFRFELSGPWPPYHFVEVG
- a CDS encoding ABC transporter permease — encoded protein: MALRFEQFVALRYLRGAQGREEGRRFLHFVTYVAVGGVAVGVAALLLALFIVRGFSREIEAKLVGFGAHVQVESLTDEPIGGGMALAEALAREEGVARAAPVVLEFALLRRSATAIDGVGLWGTDVLPPYLAGHLVEGTARFDPDGNGLPGLVVGSQLARLLGLRVGDRVTAFSMRNTDQVLSGADPVRLPRVKQFHVAGIYETSFANFDELYVFTDLDVARDLLEYAPDELTRIDLTVADTDRIDAVAARINETWGFPVMARTIYEVYHSYFAWVNLQQSIIPLVIGVIMLVAAFNIVGTLLMIILEKTREVGVLISLGASAAKLRRLFLWLGLMIGGAGVLLGEALALALALVQQRYGVIPLPPEAYYMKTAPIALNPLDFLLVGVVALALCAAAAYIPARIAARIEPIRAIRFS